The sequence GGATCTCGACGTCGCGCGGCAGACGTTCGATCCGCGGCTCACGGTCCGCTCGCTGCTGCACGGCACGGCCTCGGCGAAATTCGATGGCGAGAAGCGGCACATCACCCTCGAGCTGGACCGCACGCAGCTTACCGACAGCGCCGAGGTGCAGGCCCACCTGGTGCTTCCGGATGCGGCGGAGGCTCCCCCCGTCGTGACGCGGGCCTGGGTGGATGTGGAGCTTGGACGGCTGCTGCAATGGGTCCCCGCCGAGTGGCGGCTGTTCTCGCTCGAGCGCGGCAAGGTGCACTTGGAAGCGCAGGAGCTCACCCTCGGCGCCATACCGCAGCTGGGAGCCCAGGGCAGACTCGGGCTGGACGTCGAGATCGCGGCGCTCCGGCTTGCTCGAAACGATTCCCGGGTGACACTCGACAGTGGACACATCTCCTGGATGGCGGCCCCTGATCCCCAGCAGGGGCTGTCCTCTCAGCTCGCATTCGCGCTTCAGGGGCTCGATGTCAGAGGGCCCACCACGCTTCTCATTCCGAAGGCCTCCGGTGAATTGAAGGGGCAGCGGTTGCGGCCAGATCCCTCATCGCCCATCCAGGCCGCTGGGGACGCCGTTCTGTCCGGAACGGTGGACGCATTGGACGTCCGTGCAGCCGGGAACCGCGTGACGGCTGAACGCCTGGGCTTCCAGCTCCAAGCGCCCCTGGCGGGCGAGCCGCCCTTCGCCCTGAAGGCGGACGTGCCCATCGGGGCGCTCCGGGTAGCCCTGGCGGATGGACGCGAGGTGCTGAAGGGCCCCGTGCACGTGAAGCTCGACGCATCGAACGTCTTCCCGCGGATGGATGAGCCACGGCTGAGCCGGGCCCGGGCCCGTCTGGAGCTCGATGTGGGCACGATGCACGCGTCGCTGGATGCCACCAAAGGGGCCGACGATGTGGCGTACACCCTGTCCCTCCAGACCCCGGACCTCGTGGCCGCCCGGCCCTTCATCCCCGAGTCTGTCGCTGCACGGATCCCTTGGAAGCACCTGGCCGTGACCCTGGCATCCACGGGCAGACTGGCGGAGGTTTTCTCTCCCTCGCCCCGGCTGGAGCACCGGACGGAGCTGCGCCTGCAGCGGCCGGGATGGGACGGCGTGTCGGCCGGCAACATCGCCGCCGTGATGACCTCGCAAGGAGATGCTTGGCGGCACAAGGGCGAACTGGACCTTCAGATCGAAGGCCTGCGCATCGGTGAGACCGAAGCGGGTTCTCAGCACCAGACCCTGACGCTGGACTTCGATCGCCGCCAGCCATCGCTGCGGCTGGGGCTCAAAAGCCATGCAGGGCTGAAGATGCCACTCGATGCCGCGTTGGCGTTCGACCGGAAGGCCCGCGCGCTTCGCTTGGATGTGAAGGGAGAGCTTCCACCCCTCGGAGCACTGTCACCGCTCCTGGCCAAGGCTCAGCTGCCCGCGGAGCTGGATTCCTCGCAGCTCGCGCTGAGCATCGAGTTGCAGGGCACGCTGCTCGGCGCGATCACGGACATCTCCGCGGACGGAACCCTGAGCCTGGCCCCCGACCCTCGGCGCACGGCCAGCTTCGAGGGAAAGGCGGTGGTGGGCGCACGGGGCATCCGCTGGAGGCAGGAGGGCTTGTCGATCAACCTTCCCGCGCTGCGTTGGCAAGTCGAGTCGGACGTCGAGGGGCCCCGGCGAAGCGTCCACAGCCACTTGACGGTGGAGATGCTCTCCCTGGGCCTGAGCGATCGCCGGCTGATCTTCGCTGACCTGACAAGCGACACCACCGCCACCTTCACCGGCCAGTGGGAGGCGGGCGAGATCGACCTGAAGCAACTGTTGAAGGTCCGCTCGCTCGAACAGAGGCCCGCGCTGCCGTATCCGGTTCAGGACCTGGAGGGGTCGTTCTCCGTCCGCTGGAAGCCCCATGGCGTCATTCACATTCCCGACCTTTACCTGTCCCATTCAGGGACCCAGACCTTGCTGAGAGCCAGAGGCCGGCTCGATCTCAGCGACAACCAGCGCCGTCTGGCGGTGCAGGGGGCACTGGAGCAGGACCTGTCCAAGCTCGCACAGCCTGGCTTCCTGGAGAGCAGTGGCAAGGCCACGGTCGAGTTCCGGGTGGCTTCGCCCGACCTGGTGGTCTTCCGAACCCTCTCCAACCTTCTCCTCCAGAACGTGAATGTGCGGCTGCCCGAGTCGGGGATCGCCATCGAAGCGCTCCATGGCAACGTGCCGGTGAATGGGAACGTGGAGCTGACCGGGAGCGGGGTGCGGCTGTTGAGCGACATCGATACGAACCCGTACTCGATGCTTCGTTTCGCCGATCAACATCCCTTGCTCACGCGCAGCAGCTTCATGTCCGCGAGCAGCATCACCACGCCGTTCGTCTCCATCGCGCCCCTGGCTGGAAACCTGTCCATCAACCAGAACGTGGTGTCCATGAGCCAGTTGGAGATGGGCGTCCGCGGTGGGCGTGTCACCGGACAGTGCGTGCTGGACTGGCAGGGGAAACACTCCCTCCTGGAGGCTCACGTGCGGGCGACTGGCGTGAGGTCGTCCCGGGGAGAGCCCTTCGACGGAAATGCCGCCGTGGTCATCTCCGGCAAGGATCGCAGCATCAACGGGCGCGCGGAGATCCTGCGCATTGGCAACCGCCACCTGTTCGATCTGCTCGATCTCGAGGATCCGCACCATGCCGATCCCGCCACCAACCGTGTCCGCTACGCGTTGGGGCTCGGCTACCCGAAGCACGTGCGGGTGAGCTTCAACCACGGCTTTGGCCGCCTGGCCATCACCATGGGCGGCCCGGCCAGTCTGCTCAGCATCGATGAGATCCGGGGCATTCCCATCGGCCCCATCATCGACCGCGTCATCAACTCCTTGTCGCTTCCGGAGGCCACACCATGAAGCACCGCGGGTTGCTGCTGCTTGCCGCCCTCGCCGCTCCCGGGTGCATCCGCGCTCCGGAGATCGTCATGGTGGATCGCGCGACAGCGCTCGAAGAGCAGGCCTCGGGATCGTTCCAGGACGTGGAGCGGCGGCTTGCTCGCGCGGGGATGAGCCCGGCGCCGGTGCCGCTCACGCCCAACCAATTGGAGGATCTCGGGCTCCAACCCACGCCGTTGGTCGAGAACATGGGCAAGACGCAGGCGGACCGCGTCGACGAGCTGCTGCGGCGCCACTGCGTGGGCGAGGGGCGGGACGGACTGCTCGTGGACACCCGGCACAGTTGTCAGGCCGGACGCCTGTCGGCGGATGACGTCGCCCTGGTGGAGCGAGTGAACCGGGCCCGGCTGCAGCTCTGGCAGTGGATGCAGACGGTCCGCCCCGGCGTGCCGGCAGGGTCCCTGCGGCAGCGTTGGCGGCAGCTCCATGTGGAGGGGGTGGTCTGCGGGGGCTGGGTCGAGTCCGATGACGGCACCTGGGGAGAAAAGAAGTGCTGACGCCTCGTGGCGGGCTCTTCCTGGTCCTGGCCGTTCTCTTCGCGTGCGCCACCTGGGCGCAGGACGATGAGAATGACGGTGGCCTGCGCACGCCCACGCGGCTCACCGTGGGCATGGGAGATCACTTCCTGGGGCAGCTGGAGCCCGATGGGAAGCGGCTGATCTTCGTGTCCAACCGCAACATCGCGACCGAGATCTATGCGCAGGAGCTGGAAGGGGGGCGCGAGCGCCGTCTCTTCGATGAAGGCGCTGACGTGACCTGGCCGCGGATCAGCCCCGACGGCAAGCAGCTGCTCTACATCTCGTTCCGGGATCAGGCCGGCGGTCAACTGTGTGTGCGGAATCTGCCCGCCGCGGACGAGCGCCGCTGCCTCGAGGAGGAGAGCAGCGCGGTGCAGGCGGAATGGATCGATGCCTCGCATGTCGCGTTGGTGAGCCGGGCCGCCATCCAGGGCGACCTGCATTTGTCGCGGGTCGACGTGGCGCACACGCTGAGCGCGAAGCCCCTGCTGGAGAGAAACCTGACCAGCCCCACCCTCTCTCCCGATGGGCGCTGGCTGGTGTACGTCCCGATCGAGCGCGCCGTGCCGCAGGTAGGCCCCGGGTTCGCCGCGCGCGCCGCGCGCCACCTGGAGGCACTGCGGCTGGATCGCCCGGGCGCTGCGCCCATCCCGCTGGCCCTCGATCTTCCAGGACAGACCGGGCAGCCGGTGTTCGCCCGTGATGGGCGCTCCTTGTACGTGGTGCAGTTCTTCACCGACTCCAATGGGGACGAGGTGATTGACGCCAGCGACAGCGGGGTGCTGTTCCGGGTGCCTTTCGCCGCGGAGCGCGAGGATGCGCCCGAACTGGCCGCCGCCTCCAGTCCGGACCAGCTCACCAGTGTGGCCTGGAACTGCGAGTATCCAGCCCCTGCGGCCGAGTCACTCATCGCGACCTGCTCGCGCGATCGAACGCTGGATGTGTACCAGCTGCCGCTCGATGGCCAGGTTCCCAGCAATTGGGACGTTCCTCGTCTCAATGAAGAGCTGAGAATGGTCGGCCGGCGCGCCGATCAGCTCCTGCTCTATCGCCAGCGCCTGCTGCTCGAGGCCCGGCCCAAACCCCGCCGGCTGCTGATGATGCGCCTGAGCTATCTGCACCTGGCTTTCGAGGACTTCGATGCGGCAGGGTTCTACGCCCGCGGCATGCGCTCGGTGAACGATCCCGCCACCGCAGGCCTGGCGGAGCCGCTGCAGATCCTCATCGATCACCGGCGCGCCATGAAGGAGCGCGAGCGCGGCCAGATGGTGGACGAGCTGAGAGAGGACGAGCGGCAGCGAATGGCCGCGTTGGAGCCCACCGCCGCTCCGAGCCCGCCCTCCACCGTCTTTCAACACGTGGTGCGCAGCGAGCTGGCGGAGGACGCTGGCGACTTCACGCGGGCGCGTCAGGAGCTGGAGGCGGCGCAGCTGACCGACACCACACCGCGCGCGGTGCTGGAAGCCTGGTTCGAACGGGCGGACTCGCTCTACCGCAAGCTCGACGACCGGGAGGCCCTGGTGGAAGCCGGCCGCCGGCTCTCCCTGAACAAGGTCTTCCATGAGGACGATCAGCTCGACTTCGCGCGTGCCGCCGTCCGTGCCCTGTACCGGGGACGTCCCTATGCACAGGCGGATGCCGCCATGGCCCAGGCCCTTGCGTCGGCACCCGCTGGCTCGGCCTATGCGTTCGCCCTGGAGATGGGCCGGCATGTCAACGCGGTGCACGACGAGCGCCCTCCCCGCCCTGTCCGGGATGCCTTGATTGCGTTCTACCAGCAGCAGAAGGATCCCCTTCGCCGCCGTGCACTGGTGCAAGACGCCGTCGAGCGCGCGGCGAGTCTCGGGGCGGACGGGGTGATGGAGGCGCTGGCGACGGTCTACGTCGATGACACCCCGGCCGGCACCGAGGAACGCCGCCGGGCCGAGCGGCTGTTCCGCCGTGCGATGACGGGCCGCGCCTACCGCCGGTTGGGGAGGCAGCGCCTGGATAACGCCCGTGCCGACTTCGATCTCGTGACGCAGCGGACGGGCTCCCTGGAGAGCGCTGTCGAGTCCATCAACCTGCGTCTGCGCGCTGGCACGAGCCCCGAGGTGGTGGAGAAGGAAGTCACCACCACCGCCGCCAAGATGGCCGAGCCGCTCGCGCACTTCGTGAAGGCCTATCTCATGGCCTGCCAGCTGCCCGGGCTGGATGACGAGGCTCACGCTCGGACGGTGTCGGCGGCCGTGAAGGAACTGCGCGTGTCGTGGAAGGAGCTCAAGAGCCAGCGCGCGGTGCAGGCCCTCTCTGGCGCCATCCATCACGAGGACTTCCTCCGCCGCCAGGATCCAGCCGCCGCGGAGCGGGCCAACCGGCACTACTTGATCGCCCTGGACCTGGTGCGCAACAACGTCCGCTACCGGGCGATGATCCTCGGCGCGTTGGGGCTGCTGCACACCCAGGTGGGCAACTTCCACATCGCGCTGGAGTACCTTGAGCAACGGGACAAGTTCCCCTCCGTGGACAACGCAGCGGGGCTGGCGGTGTCCCTGGCCCGGGCTCGGGCGCTCTTGCACACCGGCCGAGAGGAGGAGGCGGCGAAGACGGCGGATCAAGCCCTGGCCCGGCTGGATGCCACGCCGGAGCTGGCCGGATTCGGGCTCCTCGCACTGGATCGCGCGGCGCTCTACAACCTCGCCGCGGGACGGTTCAAGCGTGCGTTGGCGCTCTATGATCGCGAGCTGTC is a genomic window of Stigmatella erecta containing:
- a CDS encoding DUF1318 domain-containing protein yields the protein MKHRGLLLLAALAAPGCIRAPEIVMVDRATALEEQASGSFQDVERRLARAGMSPAPVPLTPNQLEDLGLQPTPLVENMGKTQADRVDELLRRHCVGEGRDGLLVDTRHSCQAGRLSADDVALVERVNRARLQLWQWMQTVRPGVPAGSLRQRWRQLHVEGVVCGGWVESDDGTWGEKKC
- a CDS encoding PD40 domain-containing protein translates to MLTPRGGLFLVLAVLFACATWAQDDENDGGLRTPTRLTVGMGDHFLGQLEPDGKRLIFVSNRNIATEIYAQELEGGRERRLFDEGADVTWPRISPDGKQLLYISFRDQAGGQLCVRNLPAADERRCLEEESSAVQAEWIDASHVALVSRAAIQGDLHLSRVDVAHTLSAKPLLERNLTSPTLSPDGRWLVYVPIERAVPQVGPGFAARAARHLEALRLDRPGAAPIPLALDLPGQTGQPVFARDGRSLYVVQFFTDSNGDEVIDASDSGVLFRVPFAAEREDAPELAAASSPDQLTSVAWNCEYPAPAAESLIATCSRDRTLDVYQLPLDGQVPSNWDVPRLNEELRMVGRRADQLLLYRQRLLLEARPKPRRLLMMRLSYLHLAFEDFDAAGFYARGMRSVNDPATAGLAEPLQILIDHRRAMKERERGQMVDELREDERQRMAALEPTAAPSPPSTVFQHVVRSELAEDAGDFTRARQELEAAQLTDTTPRAVLEAWFERADSLYRKLDDREALVEAGRRLSLNKVFHEDDQLDFARAAVRALYRGRPYAQADAAMAQALASAPAGSAYAFALEMGRHVNAVHDERPPRPVRDALIAFYQQQKDPLRRRALVQDAVERAASLGADGVMEALATVYVDDTPAGTEERRRAERLFRRAMTGRAYRRLGRQRLDNARADFDLVTQRTGSLESAVESINLRLRAGTSPEVVEKEVTTTAAKMAEPLAHFVKAYLMACQLPGLDDEAHARTVSAAVKELRVSWKELKSQRAVQALSGAIHHEDFLRRQDPAAAERANRHYLIALDLVRNNVRYRAMILGALGLLHTQVGNFHIALEYLEQRDKFPSVDNAAGLAVSLARARALLHTGREEEAAKTADQALARLDATPELAGFGLLALDRAALYNLAAGRFKRALALYDRELSLLDAGARDQEGLRNRLVVRLARSAAALGEEQPQRALEDLAIVDRDLADPAVQATLGWRRATPRHVMRSYRIIAAGLRANAETRLGRLEVAARALEQRRALFLDQFDELDRDQDASAVTLAELRLAENAVDRRDMAQAARWLGEAIAHADTLLERTHAPADAGQLGALWFAAQLHAGGSTQLPFDVPERLGQAHRALLGQRSPAWRSYLAWFEIYLALGASGALPVEPQPHSPESF